CGAAGATATTGTCTGGTCCCAAAGAGTAACGTCATTTATAGGTCTTCTAGTATCTCCTATCGCCTTGGCAAAATGTTGATTCAAGGCATTTATCAATTTTGTTCTGAGCTTACTTAATCTTCCAAGGTTGTCTACTTCGCTAATTTCCAGAATCTGCAGCAAATCGATAAGGACATTTTCAATAAGAGTATAAAGATCCTTGGAATCCTGTTCTATCAAATCAGCGTCTGTGGGATTTGCTTCATAGCCGAAAGCAGTTGATATGTGCATACTCGAATTGTCTTGAGTTGAGTAGACATCATTCTTCAGAATACCTTTTTCTGTACCAGAGCCCCGACCATGAGAATCATTTAGCAGTTTATTGAATGCGTTTGCGTCATCTTTTATTATGTTATTCCCCAGTTCATGTTTCGAGACAAACTCTTCTACTACTAGAGGAATTTGGAAATCCTTTATTGGCAATTTCCTTTTAGCCTTTTGTAGCAAATCTTCTTCTAGAAGTGTCAGAAGGTTCTGCAATAGGCCATTTGGTAACTGCCTTGACTTCGTATGATCGCCTTCCATGAATTCTTTAGTATATTTCCCTATCATGTGCAACCAGCATGCAATTTCAGCAGTAAGCAAAACGTCTCTGTTTTCTGCAAGAACAGTCAAATCTTTATTCATCAGGATTACCTCCCGCTGTATCTGGTTGAGCATTCATATCGGCTATTGCCTTTGTTAAGTCTATAAGCTCAGTAAAGCTCGCAAATTCTCCCGCGTTTTGTTGAGAGTGTTTGACACTCAATGATTTCATGTAAGATTCACCATTTTTCTCATACCAGCGTTTAAATTTTGAGAATTCATCACCACTCAGAAAACCGTGCTCTGTCTTCTGCTTCTGAAACTTTTTATTGCTGAGCAGGGTTCCTGTTGCATTGTCAACCAGTTCGCCTTTCACAGTTCCGTTTTCGTTGAGAAATTGCCGGAAATTCTCAGGTAGCTTCATTGCCTTGTTTTCCTGTTCTATCTTTATAGACATGTCAGTGTAGACTTTTCCACTTTTTACAATGTTGCTGGCTATTCCATATCCGCTTGAGGTCTTTGCTCCGAACCCATAAACAGTGAACATAGCTTCGATTCCTTTGGCGATTACTTTCAGATCTTCAAGCATTTGTTTGGCGGATTCCTCCTTTTCTTTTCCAGTAAGGTCGAACGGAACATAGAGCAGTGAAAATTTGCTGTTCGAGCCTGAAGGAATACTCTCTATAAGTATCGGAACGGTTCCGGCACGGGTTTTTCTATCGTGAGGATTTATGATTTCG
The DNA window shown above is from Mesotoga sp. UBA6090 and carries:
- a CDS encoding RAMP superfamily CRISPR-associated protein, yielding MILDCNSSTLFEIKEKRIMNELTDELKKKDPNENVIAKILKKLGDSELLITFKYLEALGYSDGENYVKQVYVKKGKNADCGSSFAKEIFNKTDSTALDILPPYSFIIEFDFTLEKPYISKDDENFTIIENSIKREKILGCPFIPGSTWKGCLRSAFWHEGMKEDNEQITRIFGNERLTNESFRQGRLHFFPSFFDKVDYEIINPHDRKTRAGTVPILIESIPSGSNSKFSLLYVPFDLTGKEKEESAKQMLEDLKVIAKGIEAMFTVYGFGAKTSSGYGIASNIVKSGKVYTDMSIKIEQENKAMKLPENFRQFLNENGTVKGELVDNATGTLLSNKKFQKQKTEHGFLSGDEFSKFKRWYEKNGESYMKSLSVKHSQQNAGEFASFTELIDLTKAIADMNAQPDTAGGNPDE